TTTCCCCCCCTCTCCCCCCTCAACTTTGCAGACAACATTCACCGGCCTCAATACCaccctcctctccttgcACACCCACCCACACCCGTCCATAAAATCTTCCCTCCGCTCCACCCTCTCCCGCAACGACATAATCACAACAATTCACCATCTCCGCCTTTCCCTCGCAACAGGCGGACACGCAACTCGCTTCACAGAGACCCCTCCAACCCCCATTTCGCCGCACCTTACAtccccctccctcccccttAAAACAATAGTTGATCTTCTCAACGCGGCTGTCGACGCAATTGGCCCTTCTGGCTGGGTCTCCATTGCCCCTGGAGACCTGAATTTTAGCCTCAACAGCGAAGCAGAGCTCTCAGGCCTCCGCGACATGGCGCTCATCGCGGAAATGAAATCAGAGGTTTCGGCGGCTCTAGCGGGCGTCGAGGAGGCGACACTCCTTACTGGAATACTGAGGGAGTATCTTCGGTATGCGAAGAGTGTGACGAACGACTCCCGCTCCCTTACCTCATCAACTTTAGCCTTACCTGATGATATGTTGAACGCGGCGCCCTCATCTACGTCGGTCCGTCACGAGAAGCTCAATGGTGCGGACTTGCTTGTTTTCGGTGCGCAGGATGACGATGCGGATGGTGGTGACTGTGATGCAAGCGGGAAATTGCTCCCGCTGTCGTTGAAGGCCGCTAAGGATGTCAGCAAGACGAAGGTGCTTAAGGGAACTGGCAAAGTCGTGCAGCGGAGTAAACGTGAGATTGGGTACTTACGGCGTAAGGCTGTTGGGAAGTATACCTTTGAGCGGTTGGTCCTTTAGTCTGTTTATATCGTGATTTCCATGGATTGTATGGCTGTGTATCTATGCATCTCTGGttaaaaagaaaatgaatcGTGTGATAAATTATATGCAGGTACCTATTTATGTTCTCCATGTTTGCCATGAGTGGAtggccttcttcctctggacTTGTGATTTACTTTGTAAATGAATATTCGGGGAAACCATCGACATTAACTCGATATGTACAAACAGTATATAAATATCTATGCGTATGGATATATATCATAGGCCGTCTCTGCAAATCGCATCCGCAATATCACATCACACTGCTTTGAGTCAGTCGCATAGCATCCAGATCGTCCTTGAATATCATGGGGCGCATGGAAGCTGCATGCATCCATTATGCATCACCGTTACCCGTTCCCTCCGGATGATTGCCCGCGCCAGGCAAAGCACGCTCTAGATAATTGCCCGAAAGTTCCAACTGCTTCGTCTCCACCTATGTAAGGTAAGCAAATTTTTGAGATACATGCGACATGACAAGCACAGGCACAGGTGCCATAATAAGGATAAGCATGGGCATAAAAAAGCCCGCACCATGAAAGTGCAAATGCGAACAAACAAAGAGTAAATGAAAAGATATCACATAACACAGCAGTAGTCCAACGGAGTTAAAACGCAGAGTCGTCAGAAAATCATCACTGGTGGGAAGGGGAATAGTCGTCGGGTCATGTCATGGCACATAATAAAGTTCAAGTCACGCAACACCAGTGTATAATATGGGGAAATGGTACAATTCAATCTCGCAGATGTAAGAAAGTTCACAGCCATAGAGCACTAGTCAGAAATGGGATTTAATGGATAATCGAGAGCTCCAAGAGATAGTTCAGATATAAGGGGACAGATTGGCCAGTAAATTGGGGTATATGAAAGGTCGATTAAGATGTCTTTCCATCGCAGATCAAATCACTGCAGAACGTAGCAACGGTGCACTTTCAGAGCATGAGACCGAAGAACGAAGAACGTCGCCTCCGCAGGTGAGTTTCTGGCAAAGGTGTACTTGGGGTGCCAATTATAGAGATGGGCGGTGTGAGAAAGCACGAATGACGCGAAGGGCAATCCTACCGCGGCCACATATGTGAATTCATCAGTCCCTAATAGAATCCCAAACACCACGTTCTGCGCTCAAGGAATGTGGAAGGCCGACACGCGTTTGAGCATGGGGAGTATGATTTCACCGTCATTGCGTAGATCCTATGACAGAATGTTCCGCGCGCTCCTTCAAGCGCATAGCTTGAGATTCCAGTGACCGAGCCATGAGTCTCATCACTGTAGGTCATTTAGTATTCAGTCGACAGCTCACATACGAGCGATCTTACCTGGCCATACGGAAGCCCTGTCTAGGAGGCCAGCCGTTGCGACTAATATTTTGCAACCAAAGCCTTCGTCCGCATCGCCCGAAGACCCTTGTGATACAGACATAGTGTTTGCAATGTCCTTTTGCATCTTCTGTTCAATGCTCGCAAGTATACTCCGTGTCTTCTGCAGAAGCTTGCAGTCTTCatcctcgagaagctggctTTGTATAGCTTGCTCGAAATCGAAATCTTCACGGCTTAGCATTCCAAGGTATGGTCCGACTCGTTCCTGCACCGTCGTGGTCCATTCAGCGAGTACTTGAGCGCAATCAAAGGTACACATGGCGCTCTGAAGTGGTAGTTCTCGACAGGTGAAGTCGGCAAAAGTGCTTCCTAGCTGGTCGGACATGGCGAATGAATCAGCAGCATAACAAGCTGCTCTGCGTAAGAGCTTCTCGCGCTTGGTTTGCCCTGGTCGATAAGCACCTAATAGCGGTTGCATAGGATGCTCTTGAGAAGGAGTCTGTGAGATCGCAAGCTCTCCTACGCCCAGAGACGCTATTGAGTCGCGTCGAGCATCCATCGAAAGGGCGTCCTCTGTTATTGAGGGGTCTAAAACATCAGATGGAATTCCGTCTAAAGCGTTCTCCACATCCGTTCCCCGGGCCAGTTCATCAGCCATGGCATTCCAATCTCGTTGCCAAAATGCTTCCTTGCAGCGGCCAAGGTCGACATAGAGGCGCACATAAGCGAGGTCTAACAAAGGAATGCTGTCAGCCGAGAGAGGGCCAGCACCGTAAGGATTGGGTCGCTCCAGGCTGTGCAGTGGATTCGTCGCCCAAGCAGTCTGCCACGCTCGGAGAGCGGGCTCAATATGGGCTCTCATTGCATCCGTCTCCCTTGTCGTCCACTGGCGGCCCATATGGCGTTGGCGAGTTTCCCAGATATAATTGTGTATGGCATATATTAATACAAAGCAGCCAAAAGAACTAGGCCTAAGGTCACTGCTTTTTGAATCGTCCGGAGAGAGCGCAGCGGAGTTCTGAACACGCCGACCCGCGGTCAACAGCGTCGTGAGCGCAGACGAGAAAGCAACATTCTTCTTCGATGACAAATGACCGCCCATCTGTTTCCATGCTTGCGGAGACTCCGCTGCCCAAATATCCTCTTCGCACGGTAAGTCCAGGCGGATCTCCGAATTAGTTAGAGCAGGTGCGTGATTGTACGCGGAGACTAGGAAACAGGAGGCGGCGAAAATTGCAAAAAGTGTTCTTTTCCGCTCCTCGACAATTTTCCAATCCAGCCagtccttcttttcttttggcGCGCCGAATGATTGACTCCAGGAATCTTCGACGAGATCTTGCCCCTGGAAGTCACTTTTTCCTGCAAAACCAGCGTGTAGGTAATCTTGTGGAAGGTCCTTTGCATCGATGTGACGAGTCAACTCGGCCGCCCGCGCAAGACTGACCAATGCCGCGCAGTGAGTACTTGCAATATCCGCCGAGGTTTTGTCACCGCAAGTATGACCATAAATGACATTGAGGAGCATTGCCTGCACAAGCCAAAGCGGAGTGTTGTGAACGGAATTATCACCCGGCTTGGAGGACCGAGAAACCGCGGTTGACATGTCAGCCTTACGACGTTCCTCGAGATAAAGCtggatcatcttcttcgaggcTTCAAAGAGATCCTTTGAGGCGGCTGTGTCAAGTTCGTATAATGCTCCAATTGCTGCcatggacaagatcaagcaaCCCCCACCACCAACAACACCGGTGGAGCTGAGATTAAGGTGGCCGCTCGGGGTGCGTAAATTGTTCGTATACTCGGGTGCTTGGAAATTAAGACTAGGGATATGAAGGAATGGCAGGTGAGGGTGGAAATAGGTGATGTAGGCGGAGATGAATCGCTGCATATCTGCGGTGCTAGGCAGTTGGTTGGTGGAGGTGgggctggaagaagagcgggagTAGAGATCGCGACATTGAATCATTCCGGTTGCAGGTTGAGAGTATTTGCGGTGACTGAAACTTGCGGGCTGCGCCATGCTGGCTAATAAAGCCCGTCGAGTGGAGTCGGTAAAGGTATCGGTTGAGGCTGGGGTATGGTGAGTTCGTAGGGCACTATTCGCGAAAGGTAGGTTGAAAGGATTAGGAGAATCTCCGCTTGTTGCCATGGAGGATGAAAACATACTGCTCTGCGAGTGTGCCCCCAGCATGGGCTGCTGACCCACCGAAGTCATAGACGGAGGAGTGGCATAGGCCTCAGCGAACGGATTTTGAGCCATCAAGGACTTGGGAGAAACGGTTTCCGGTGGAATACCTAGATCATTAAAGGTAGTTGAGTAGTCGGAGAATTGCCTCGCTATCGCTGGCTGGGATGGGAACTGATTCTGCCAGTTCACAGAGGACATTGAGAACTGGTTAGATCCATCCATCATAGGCTCGCTGATTCCACTCTGACTGCCTGTGCTCATGgctgagggcgaggactCGTCGATGGCAGACTCATTCTTACCAATTGGAAGCGAAGGATCGAACCTTTGCATCCAATCGAAGTTGTAATCGTCTTCCATGATAGCGTCGTTCCCATGAGGCATTTGGTGGGTACCGTACGGGGAGGAAGGAGCCTCGTTCCCGTAAGTCTGCGGAGAACCCCCAAAATGGAGCTGGGCAGGATTGATGGTGCTTCCTTGGCTCATGAAGTCTGGGATATTGAAGTCGAAACTGCCATAGACGGGCGCCGTTCTTAGACCTCCCGAAAGGTCCATAGGCAGCCCATGTGTATCTATTTTCGAAAGCCCGTTGACAGGGGGCTGATGGCTTGAAGAAAACCCCCGATAATCAATATTTGAGCCGACGGAAGAGCTAAGGCTGGGGTGGTAGGCATGGCCCGGATGGCCAGTCGTGCCAGGCCCTGCATTCGTGTTATTTGTAATACCGAGTGCAGCGCCATCAATGTGACTGATTGTGTTTGCTCGAGGGCGCATATTACTTGAGGCACCGGCTACAGAATTCTTGCGAACCCGATTtgttccagctccagctccggccccggctccagcagcaccagtgCTTTCTCTCCGGGCATTTCTAGGCCGCGACGACGGAGTCGTCGTCATGTGTAGTTTCTGTTGATGTCTGAGAAGCAGGTCCCGGCGAGCGAAGCAGCGGGAGCAATCAGGACATTCAAATGGCTTTTCTTTTGTGTGGGAGCGCTCGTGGCGCTTGAGGTGTTCCAGTCGAGCAAACGACCGACCACACGTTGTACAGCCATGGGGACGTGGTTTGTCAGTCTTAGGGGGAGGAATGTTGGCTGGAACAACGGTATCCTTCTTGGAAGTGTCCTTGGATACTGCTGGGTTATTAGGACATTGATCCAAAGCGAATGTCACCCAAACACGCACCATTAACGTCTCCAGGAACCTCCgagatgctggagaggctctccagctttgggCTAGTGCCCAAGCTTTGGTCCACCATCGGGCCTATTAACATGCCAGTATGTGTTGGAAGCGGGTGAAAACGGCCAGGTCAACGCTGGCTTTGACTGTAAATAGGCGTTTTGTCAGGGGATGTTCTTCGAATCGTGCTGCTGCAAGAGCTAGAATTGCGATGCGACAGCAGCGATCTTAGGCCACCATTGATGACTTTTTTGTTCACTAATGAATATTAGCCTCCATGTCTAGACTAGTCGAGGCGGAAGCGATCGGATCGAAGACATCATCGCCACGATGAAATGAGAGCTCTGGGTAGTGGGTCGGGACAACGGGCCGACGCTGGGGTagctggagaaggcgagggGAGATACTGACACCGTGAGAGAAGGTGGAAGACGTCCGAATGAATACTCCCAATAGTTAGAATCGAAAACGAGCTCCGTTCgatcgagaagaagaaacggCAGGATGAAGTAGCGCAGGGCGAGGTGGGATGTGGCGAGGTGTTCCTGAGGTCCAGCCTTGGAGTAGTCAGCAGGGGGTTCAGGTTCCGGGTTTCAGGACCCAGGGGAAAAGGGCATGGGAGCACCAACAGACTCGAATGCCAGCCAAAGAAAGACAACGAGGCGATGCGCTGGTTCTCTGGAGGATCTGGGAGCAGCGTTCACACCGTGGGAGGGAGGCAATCAAGCAAACATCGGTTGGAGTGCTGTCAGTGGATAAGCCAGCGGTAGAGCCGGATACTGATAGCGTGATTTGGAGTCAATTGATGATAAGAGCCCGGCAGATACAATGATCTCGACCGAAAGAAAACCAGACAATCCAACAATAAAAAGAAGCCGCAAACTGGGAGtcggaaagaagagaggaagagagagagcgaGAGAGAGGAGTTTGTCCTCTGCTAATTCCCAGCCGTGGTGGAAGTTGTGATTACGAGGTGACTCTGAGCGAGCTCTCaaaagagcagcaggagttaGAGTACGGCCGGGGCGACTGCACGTTACCTCCGTACCTTTACTGGACGCTTACCCCGGTGACTGTCGCGGGATAAACCACGAAGCTGCTGTCCAATGATCGGCTGCACGGTGGGCCGATGAGCACAAAGCATTGACCACGACTGGGTCGGAGCCAAGACAGAGCCCCACAATAGAGTCACGGGGAGGAGCTGCACTTGGGTCTGTGCCACCATCTGAGCCAATGGACGCAGTCGCTGAAACTCAATCCGGTCCGAGAGGATTGTCAGTTAAAGCCACGCACCTTTCCAGTGTACACGACCGTGGCTTTGAGGTTCCACCGGCCGAGGAAGTGAATCAGAATGGTCCAGAGAAAGGGACAAAAACAGACACACCACGGCGCTACGGAATTCataaagagagaatgagaTTGTGGACGACCAGACCCAGTTTGATACTAGGAGCGTCGCTCCTTATTCAGATTCCTTGAGAACTCTGAGAACGTCCAGCTACGTCCAGCTACGTCCAGCTATGTCCAGCTATGTCCAGCTACGTCCAGTCGATAGGCTAATCTGCAAAGAAAAGACAGGACCAAGCGCGGAATAGAGCCGTCATCAGAGCCGAGGCGATTCTGCGGCCAGATGTAGGGGATAGAGCACGTCCAGGTCCAGCTCGCGCATCTTAACGTCAACGCACAGCGGTACACGGCGGTGCAGCGGCCTGACGTAACCGGGGGGTCCAGTCCATCGCGTCTTCCTGTACTATCCGTGGTTCTATTCGGTTGGGGGATCAGATGCAGTGCGTTGGCCGGTTGAGCCTGGGGACGATTTCCAACCCCAGGCTGTTGGCTGGTGGGCAGACCGTTCCTGGCGCCCGGGCGGCTCGAGAATTGGCCACGAGCGAGCGAGCCACTGCGACTGCCTGTCGAATGGCGGATGGCGCCGCATTGTCTGGGAATCGGCTAAAATATGGGCAGGAGAGGCGACCGACTCcagaggcagagctggcTAAGCTGTGGAGATTCCGGGGCCGCAGTTGTGGGGGATTTTCGTGGAGCCTGTAAGCATAGTCCAATCAGGGCGACGGTACTGCCCAGGTAAGATTGTCCCTGACTGCCTGGGGTTCTGGAAACGAGCGAAACGAGGAAACAAGCCAACGAGCCAACGAGGAAACCCGCCAAACGACCCGACTTCTAGCGAGCCCGAGCACCGATGCATTAGATGCACTAGCCCAGCCCGCGCATCATTATTCTTCgcattcttcatctgcatAAGCTCCCCAACCGGAACTGAGTCCTCCGCCAACGGCGTACTGCATGAGAATCATGTGTTCACGGTCGCCAACCTGTCAGAATACCCCAGATTTTCGCTCCGACTGGTTGTGCGGCCAGAATATCTGTCAAGCTCATCTCCCAAGGCTTTACAAACAGCGTTCATCCCCGTTGCCATTGACGAGCCCGCTGATCAGGCCTCCTGGTACCACTTGGGCCACTTGGTACCGACTAGGTACAGCCTAAGGACAGCACCCCACGCTATGACGTCGAGGCTGGAGCCGTGCCCTGTGCGCTGCAGATGCCTATTGCCCATCTTCGGACTTTCGCCCGACTTCGTCGTTTTCTCCTCCTGGGGAAGGCTAATATATCCCGGAGTAGACCACGGCTCGATGCTACGTGAGGCCCTGGCGGGAAAACTCCGGCAACAGCAGACACTTGAGTTATTTTCCTTTTTGCTTCCTTTTTTCTCTATTTTCGCTGTATTTAACAAGGCAAGTGCTGCAGACTTGCCATCGCACCGTCGATCCCGCTGCAGAGGTACAGACTACTCAAGACTACTCAAGGCTACTCGAGGCTACCCAAGGCTACTCAAAGACTATTCTGGGTACTGAGTGCAGGCCAGATCCACAGTAATCAGCATACGTCGAGTATAACTCCGAAGACCAATGGACGATCGGTGCTAATCTACTTCAAACATCCTTATCGATCTGGACGCTGGCTAGCTGGCTACAGTCGCGCCGGGCTACAGTCGATCTGCGTTGCCCCAACACTAGAAAATTGAATGAGTCTTTCCACCTATACTTCACCCGCCGTTAAAAAGTTCACTATAAGAATGGCGGTCTCGATACCGAAACCGTACGGACCGTACGGACCGTACAGCCGTACGGCTGTATGGTCGATACGGGGCCGCGGCCACATTTTGGAACGCCAACCACACCATAACCTTGATCCCCGCACCTGCGTTGTAATTGGCCAGGCCTGGAAGGGGCATCCTTACTTGATTCTCTATGGTGCAGAATTAGCGCGCAGCGTTGAGTGACTTGCATTAGACAGGCCAGTCACAGCTGTCCATTTCGATTCATGACTCCATGTGGACACAAGCGTCCATCCAGAAGCATTCCAACTTGCTCGCTGTCGTTGCTCGTCCTGGTGCAGCTCCAGGGCCTGGGCCGCCAGCATTTGTAATCTCGTCAGAAGACATACTCCGTCCTAATTACGCGCCGGGCCCGCGAGATTAGCCCCAAAAGGAAGGAAGCTCATTCTAATATGCAATGGGGACGGTGCATGATCGTCAGCTCTTTATGGCAACAACTATGACATGGACTGCTCCAAATCGGTTTCACTTGAGAAGCAGTAGTCTATGACGATTGAACGGCACAAAGCACTCGACAGGTGTCGGGCACCGGGCGTCAACGAGCCCACTCCGTTGTCTCAGGGGCCCGTCACAGTCTGTACAGAGTAGACTGCGGAGTATTTGTCCTGCAGGGTATACTCCACCCAAATATAGACCGGGATCTACGTACCCAAGAAGCTCGTTGAGCTGCAGACGTAGCTGCAAGAGCTCAAGCTTACCAACAGAACACCTGTCAACCAGTTCGTTCCCATCTCCGCACGATGGGCCAACGTCGCAGCGCTGCAGTGGTATGCAGTTATCCGCAAATACTGGATCTACGCCACATTATCACTATCATTATCTCCCTTGCCATGGTGACACTCTGCAACACCTTCCGTCTCCAATTCCCGGTTCTTTGCGGGCCCAAGAGGGTAGTGGTCCTTTGTTCCTCCTCAATTGGACGACGGGGACGGGTGCTAATGCAGTCGAGCTGGAGCTTGCCGGCCCGGCATACATTAGCGCATCTTATCTATCAGTCATGTTACGTTTATCACATCAGTTTCACAGTTTCACCTAGTATGGCACGACCGTACAACCGTTTGACTACACCCACCTAGGCTGCTAGCCGTTCTGCATAGTTACAGGGCATTCGTCATATCAGGATCGACGGGCAGGAATTTGGGTTGCGTGAGCTGTCGATTATCAGTCTGGATCTTTTCGGTGGCGTTACACTGGACGGTGTACGCAGAGCGCAGTAGGACAGCGACGGAGTCGCGGATCGGATCGTCACTTGGTATGTAACAAGTGACATGTCACCTGCGAGATATCGGAAGAGAGAACGTGATCTGCAGAGTACATTCAAACTTGGGATCATGTATTCCTGTCTATTGGGGATCGTCGAGGAAATTCTTACCGACATTGATTCCCAGCGCGAAGTCCTGATGTATGATGTCAGGGCCGTTATCATTATGCATTTACACAGACACGTGCGTTCGAACATGAAGCTTTATCAGCTCCATTCTAGCGCCACGTATGTCAGGTAGCTTGCGTATTAGTTCTTGGATTGGTGGGGCCATATACTGGAGAAAACGACCCTTACTTATCCGGTTTCGAGGAACTTGTAGGCTAGAGTACATGGATGAGTAGTTAGGGCTCTGGGTCCTGCTTTGGATAGCTGAAGGCTGAATTAAGGAAACCCAGTGCTACGCAACCGAACGGCTCTGCAATAGGCCGTTCAAAGCCTCATCAAGTTATTTAAGATATATTAAGAAGGGGTTGCAAGGCAGGGTTAGCTATCGTTGGTCCTGGAATCTTTGTGCAACAAACAATATATTTTTAGAGTTATTAGATCGTCGAAAACCTTCAAGCGATGATAGAGCCATGAATACGCCTAACGGATCTAAACCCCTAAGGCTTCATTCGAAACAAAGTGCGATCCTCCAGCGCATCGATACCCAGTTGCCTGCTTGATCCACTGAAACCCTGCAACACACCTGCCCATATgccgcagcttctgctggagctgctgctctttgcgTCTAGCctgttcttctgcctcacGTATCTTGCGTAGTATTTCTAGTTCGGCGcgtctcttcagctcttcgaGACGTCTTCGTTCATGCTGTTTCTTGGCCTCGCCGTCGGGCTCGGAAGCTTCTACTGGCGGATCCGGTAGCTCAGCGACAGCATTTTCAGCTGCACGTTCTTCACGAAGAAGCTTCTGGTACTGCTTCTCTGCTGCCTCGGCGGCTTTCTTGTCCTGCTGCAATTGGTGCCACACATCGTCTGCGACGCCGTCATCTCGAGGGACAACATCCGAACAATTTTCGGAGCGCAGAGCGGTGggatcttcctctttcttttcttcgtgAAGCGTGGGCGGATTTGAAACTGTAGTCAACACTGGTGGCGCCGTTGTACTTCCAAAAGACTGCGCTTGTAGGAGGTCGGCGACTGGATTTCTCAGCGCGGACTGCTTCGCTTCTCGGTTTGTTCGTTCAGATATCATATGGTCAACGTGGCGGAGAATAAGCTCCTCGGTCACGGACACGTTCTTGTTCTGCATCTTCTGGATAGCGACTCGGAAGATTGTCTTTGCGAGCGTCTGAATATCACGAGCATTGGCCCAGTTCGCGGTACGGATGAGTGACTGGAATCTATTCAACAACTTCTTTTGGAACAACGAACTTGGAGAGTCCAGTGCATCCAGATCGAAACTGTTGACTTTGGGTAAGAAGTCGGCCTTTCGCCTCTGGAGTAACTtggtgagaagctggaggcaATCGGCCGGAGCGAGTCCATTGAATTCGAGTTCCTCTGGAAAACGACTAGTGAGGCCAGGGTTGATGGTCATAAGGCGATTGATATCATTGTCGTACCCCGCCAGAATAATGATAAGCTTTTGGAAGAACTTGGGCTTAGTGATGCAGTCCACCATTTCGTCCATAGCCTCCTTTGCAAATTGCCCTTCTGCGAGTCGGTACGCTTCATCAATAAGAAGGACCTTCCCAAGCGACTTTTCCAGCAGTTCTTGCGTCTTGGGTCCAGTGTGACCGATATATTGCCCTATTAGATCGGTTGCCGAGCTTTCGATAACCTCCGCAGATGACAGCAGACCCATATCATAGTACACTTTGCCCATCTTCCTGGCCGTGCTCGTTTTGCCAGAGCCTGACCTCATTAGTAACTGTATTTCGAAGGCTCCTGCTGACTTACCTGGGGGACCGCGGAAAAGGAAGTTGAAAGGGACGTGCTCCTTAGGGTCCATATCCAATTCTCGCATATTCTTGACTGACTGGCGATATTCTTCAAGCTTACTGATGATTGACTCACACCCAACAATGTCTTGAAACAGCATCGGGATATTCGTCTCCGCCCGCTCGCCACGATCATATTCAGGATCCAAATCTTGCGGTTCAAAGTAGTCGAGAGCAAGAATTCCCTTCT
This sequence is a window from Aspergillus nidulans FGSC A4 chromosome IV. Protein-coding genes within it:
- the amdX gene encoding protein amdX (transcript_id=CADANIAT00000196) → MLIGPMVDQSLGTSPKLESLSSISEVPGDVNAVSKDTSKKDTVVPANIPPPKTDKPRPHGCTTCGRSFARLEHLKRHERSHTKEKPFECPDCSRCFARRDLLLRHQQKLHMTTTPSSRPRNARRESTGAAGAGAGAGAGTNRVRKNSVAGASSNMRPRANTISHIDGAALGITNNTNAGPGTTGHPGHAYHPSLSSSVGSNIDYRGFSSSHQPPVNGLSKIDTHGLPMDLSGGLRTAPVYGSFDFNIPDFMSQGSTINPAQLHFGGSPQTYGNEAPSSPYGTHQMPHGNDAIMEDDYNFDWMQRFDPSLPIGKNESAIDESSPSAMSTGSQSGISEPMMDGSNQFSMSSVNWQNQFPSQPAIARQFSDYSTTFNDLGIPPETVSPKSLMAQNPFAEAYATPPSMTSVGQQPMLGAHSQSSMFSSSMATSGDSPNPFNLPFANSALRTHHTPASTDTFTDSTRRALLASMAQPASFSHRKYSQPATGMIQCRDLYSRSSSSPTSTNQLPSTADMQRFISAYITYFHPHLPFLHIPSLNFQAPEYTNNLRTPSGHLNLSSTGVVGGGGCLILSMAAIGALYELDTAASKDLFEASKKMIQLYLEERRKADMSTAVSRSSKPGDNSVHNTPLWLVQAMLLNVIYGHTCGDKTSADIASTHCAALVSLARAAELTRHIDAKDLPQDYLHAGFAGKSDFQGQDLVEDSWSQSFGAPKEKKDWLDWKIVEERKRTLFAIFAASCFLVSAYNHAPALTNSEIRLDLPCEEDIWAAESPQAWKQMGGHLSSKKNVAFSSALTTLLTAGRRVQNSAALSPDDSKSSDLRPSSFGCFVLIYAIHNYIWETRQRHMGRQWTTRETDAMRAHIEPALRAWQTAWATNPLHSLERPNPYGAGPLSADSIPLLDLAYVRLYVDLGRCKEAFWQRDWNAMADELARGTDVENALDGIPSDVLDPSITEDALSMDARRDSIASLGVGELAISQTPSQEHPMQPLLGAYRPGQTKREKLLRRAACYAADSFAMSDQLGSTFADFTCRELPLQSAMCTFDCAQVLAEWTTTVQERVGPYLGMLSREDFDFEQAIQSQLLEDEDCKLLQKTRSILASIEQKMQKDIANTMSVSQGSSGDADEGFGCKILVATAGLLDRASVWPGKIARM
- a CDS encoding uncharacterized protein (transcript_id=CADANIAT00000197); translation: MGRRGDRLQRQSWLSCGDSGAAVVGDFRGACKIVPDCLGFWKRAKRGNKPTSQRGNPPNDPTSSEPEHRCIRCTSPARASLFFAFFICISSPTGTESSANGVLHENHVFTVANLSEYPRFSLRLVVRPEYLSSSSPKALQTAFIPVAIDEPADQASWYHLGHLVPTRYSLRTAPHAMTSRLEPCPVRCRCLLPIFGLSPDFVVFSSWGRLIYPGVDHGSMLREALAGKLRQQQTLELFSFLLPFFSIFAVFNKASAADLPSHRRSRCRGTDYSRLLKATRGYPRLLKDYSGY